One segment of Sesamum indicum cultivar Zhongzhi No. 13 linkage group LG4, S_indicum_v1.0, whole genome shotgun sequence DNA contains the following:
- the LOC105160371 gene encoding glutamate synthase 1 [NADH], chloroplastic isoform X3 translates to MRVLGHNGEINTLRGNVNWMRAREGLLKCKELGLSKTEMKKLLPIVDASSSDSGAFDGVLELLVRAGRSLPEAVMMMIPEAWQNDKNMDPNRKALYEYFSALMEPWDGPALISFTDGRYLGATLDRNGLRPGRFYITHSGRVIMASEVGVVDIPPEDVSRKGRLNPGMMLLVDFEKHIVVDDEALKQQYSLARPYGEWLKRQKFQLKDIVESVQESDRSPPPVAGVLPASPEDENMESMGIHGLLSPLKAFGYTVESLEMLLLPMAKDGIEALGSMGNDAPLAVMSNREKLTFEYFKQMFAQVTNPPIDPIREKIVTSMECMIGPEGDLTETTEEQCHRLSLKGPLLSIEEMEAMKKMNYRGWRSKVLDITYSKGRGRKGLEETLDRICNEAHNAIKEGYTTLVLSDRAFSSKRVAVSSLLAIGAVHHHLVKKLERTRVALIVESAEPREVHHFCTLVGFGADAICPYLAIEAIWRLQVDGKIPPKATGEFHTKEELVKKYFKASNYGMMKVLAKMGISTLASYKGAQIFEAVGLSSEVMERCFSGTPSRVEGATFEALAHDALQLHELAFPTRATPPGSAEAVALPNPGEYHWRKGGEIHLNDPLAIAKLQEAARSNSVAAYKEYSKRVQELNKSCNLRGLLKFKEAEVKVPLEEVEPASEIVKRFCTGAMSYGSISLEAHTTLAIAMNKIGGKSNTGEGGEQPSRMEPLPDGSRNPKRSSIKQVASGRFGVSSYYLTNADELQIKMAQGAKPGEGGELPGHKVIGDIAVTRNSTAGVGLISPPPHHDIYSIEDLAQLIHDLKNANPGARISVKLVSEAGVGVIASGVVKGHADHVLISGHDGGTGAARWTGIKSAGLPWELGLAETHQTLVANDLRGRTVLQTDGQLKTGRDVAIAALLGAEEFGFSTAPLITLGCIMMRKCHKNTCPVGIATQDPVLREKFAGEPEHVINFFFMLAEEVREIMSQLGFRTLNEMVGRSDMLELDKDLVKNNEKLKNIDLSLLLRPAADIRPDAAQYCVQKQDHGLDMALDNKLISLAKPALDRSLPVYIESPICNVNRAVGTMLSHEVTKRYHLAGLPSDTIHIKLNGSAGQSLGAFLCPGITLELEGDSNDYVGKGLSGGRIIVYPPQGSKFDPKENIVIGNVALYGATTGEAYFNGMAAERFAVRNSGAKAVVEGVGDHGCEYMTGGTVVVLGKTGRNFAAGMSGGIAYVLDIDSAFRSRCNLELVDLDPVEDDDDILTLRMMIQQHQRHTGSQLAKDVLAEFDSLLPKFIKVFPRDYKRILASKKAEEISKVAAENAAKEDEVQEEAELMEKDAFEELKKLAATSANAKPSQVEQQKSLKRPTRVPDAIKHRGFVAYEREGISYRDPNVRVNDWNEVMEELKPGPLLKTQSARCMDCGTPFCHQENSGCPLGNKIPEFNELVYQNRWREALDRLLETNNFPEFTGRVCPAPCEGSCVLGIIENPVSIKSIECSIIDKAFEEGWMVPRPPLKRTGKRVAIVGSGPSGLAAADQLNKMGHSVTVFERADRIGGLMMYGVPNMKADKIDIVQRRVDLMEKEGVNFVVNANVGKDPSYSLDRLREEHDAIVLAVGATKPRDLPVPGRDLSGVHFAMEFLHANTKSLLDSKLQDGNYISAKGKKVVVIGGGDTGTDCIGTSIRHGCSSVVNLELLPEPPRTRAPGNPWPQWPRVFRVDYGHQEAATKFGRDPRSYQVLTKRFIGDENGVVKGLEVVHVNWEKDASGRFQFKEVEGSEEIIGADLVLLAMGFLGPEETLAEKLGLERDNRSNFKAEYGRFSTNVEGVFAAGDCRRGQSLVVWAISEGRQAAAQVDKYLSDATVASEGDEEFVKRQQDSNRQRVMT, encoded by the exons ATGCGTGTCCTTGGGCACAATGGAGAGATTAACACACTTAGAGGCAACGTGAATTG GATGAGGGCTCGTGAAGGTCTCCTAAAATGCAAGGAGCTTGGCCTGTCAAAAACAGAGATGAAGAAGCTTCTGCCGATTGTAGATGCCAGCTCATCAGATTCAG GTGCATTTGATGGGGTACTTGAGCTTTTGGTTCGAGCTGGTAGAAGTCTTCCTGAAGCTGTTATGATGATGATTCCAGAAGCCTGGCAAAATGACAAGAATATGGATCCTAACCGGAAGGCTCTATATGAATATTTCTCAGCTCTAATGGAACCATGGGATGGCCCTGCTCTTATATCAT TTACTGATGGAAGGTATCTTGGAGCTACATTGGATCGAAATGGGCTGCGTCCAGGTCGCTTTTACATAACACACAGTGGCAGAGTTATCATGGCAAGTGAAGTTGGAGTTGTCGATATTCCCCCAGAAGATGTATCCAGAAAAGGAAGACTTAATCCTGGTATGATGCTGCTAGTGGACTTTGAGAAGCATATTGTTGTAGACGATGAAGCCTTGAAGCAACAATACTCGCTTGCTAGACCTTATGGAGAGTGGCTGAAAAGGCAAAAGTTTCAGTTGAAAGACATAGTTGAATCTGTTCAGGAATCTGACAGGAGTCCTCCTCCCGTAGCTGGTGTTTTACCG GCATCTCCTGAGGATGAAAACATGGAAAGCATGGGAATTCATGGTTTGTTGTCACCATTAAAGGCCTTTGG TTATACTGTTGAATCCCTGGAGATGCTGTTATTACCTATGGCTAAAGATGGCATTGAGGCCCTTGGTTCGATGGGGAATGATGCTCCATTGGCAGTGATGTCTAACAGGGAGAAACTTACGTTTGAATATTTCAAGCAGATGTTTGCTCAGGTCACAAACCCTCCGATTGATCCTATTCGGGAGAAGATTGTTACCTCAATGGAGTGCATGATTGGTCCAGAAGGTGATCTTACAGAGACCACAGAAGAGCAATGTCATCGCTTGTCACTGAAAGGTCCTCTGCTATCCATTGAGGAAATGGAAGCAATGAAAAAGATGAACTACAGAGGCTGGAGAAGCAAAGTTCTTGACATTACATACTCCAAGGGACGTGGTAGGAAAGGCTTGGAAGAGACTTTAGACAGAATATGTAATGAAGCGCATAATGCAATCAAGGAGGGTTATACAACACTAGTGCTTTCTGACAGAG CTTTCTCATCTAAGCGTGTCGCTGTCAGCTCCCTCTTGGCAATTGGTGCTGTACATCATCATCTAGTAAAGAAGCTTGAGCGAACCCGTGTTGCACTGATTGTCGAATCTGCTGAGCCCCGTGAAGTGCACCATTTTTGTACACTTGTAGGCTTTGGTGCTGATGCAATCTGCCCTTATTTGGCTATAGAAGCCATTTGGAGATTACAGGTTGATGGAAAAATTCCTCCCAAAGCAACTGGTGAATTCCACACCAAGGAGGAGCTTGTAAAGAAATACTTTAAAGCTAGCAACTATGGCATGATGAAGGTCCTTGCCAAAATGGGTATATCAACTTTGGCCTCATATAAGGGTGCTCAGATCTTTGAGGCAGTGGGCCTCTCGTCGGAGGTAATGGAACGATGCTTCTCAGGAACCCCAAGCAGAGTGGAGGGTGCCACTTTTGAAGCACTTGCACATGATGCACTTCAGTTGCATGAGCTAGCTTTTCCAACACGTGCAACACCACCTGGCAGTGCTGAGGCTGTAGCACTTCCTAATCCAGGAGAATATCACTGGAGGAAAGGTGGTGAAATTCACCTAAATGACCCCCTTGCTATTGCAAAGTTGCAAGAAGCTGCCCGATCCAACAGTGTTGCTGCCTACAAAGAATACTCTAAACGAGTCCAGGAACTGAACAAGTCCTGTAATTTGAGGGGTCTTCTGAAATTTAAAGAGGCTGAAGTAAAGGTTCCTCTGGAAGAGGTTGAACCCGCGAGTGAGATTGTAAAACGTTTTTGTACTGGAGCAATGAGCTATGGATCAATATCATTGGAGGCACATACTACACTTGCAATTGCAATGAACAAGATTGGTGGAAAGTCAAATACTG GTGAGGGAGGTGAACAACCTTCTCGCATGGAACCTCTTCCAGATGGTTCAAGAAATCCAAAGAGGAGTTCTATTAAGCAGGTCGCCAGTGGAAGATTTGGAGTTTCTAGTTATTACCTTACAAACGCGGATGAGTTACAGATAAAAATGGCTCAG GGAGCAAAACCTGGTGAAGGGGGTGAACTTCCGGGGCATAAGGTCATTGGTGACATTGCTGTGACCAGGAATTCAACAGCTGGGGTAGGACTCATCAGTCCTCCTCCTCATCATGACATCTATTCGATTGAAGATCTTGCACAATTGATTCATGACCTTAAG AATGCAAATCCCGGTGCTCGTATAAGCGTTAAGTTGGTTTCTGAAGCTGGTGTTGGAGTGATTGCCAGTGGGGTTGTTAAGGGTCATGCTGATCATGTCTTGATCTCTGGTCATGATGGAGGCACGGGAGCTGCAAGATGGACTGGAATCAAAAGTGCTGGTCTTCCATGGGAGCTTGGTCTTGCAGAGACCCACCAAACATTAGTTGCTAATGATCTTCGTGGTCGAACTGTTCTGCAAACAGATGGCCAACTAAAAACTGGAAGAGATGTGGCTATTGCAGCTCTTCTTGGTGCAGAGGAGTTTGGATTTAGCACTGCCCCTCTGATAACATTGGGCTGCATCATGATGCGGAAGTGCCATAAAAACACTTGCCCTGTTGGTATTGCCACTCAAGATCCAGTTCTTAGGGAAAAGTTTGCTGGTGAACCAGAACATGTCATCAACTTCTTCTTCATGTTGGCAGAAGAGGTAAGGGAGATCATGTCTCAGCTTGGATTCCGAACACTCAATGAAATGGTGGGCCGTTCTGACATGCTTGAACTCGATAAAGATCTGGTCAAGAACAATGAGAAGCTTAAGAACATTGATTTGTCTTTGTTACTTCGACCAGCTGCTGATATCAGACCAGATGCTGCTCAGTATTGTGTGCAAAAACAGGATCATGGGTTGGACATGGCTTTGGATAACAAACTTATATCTTTAGCCAAGCCTGCCTTGGACAGAAGTCTACCTGTGTATATCGAGTCACCCATTTGCAATGTAAACCGAGCAGTTGGAACCATGCTAAGCCACGAAGTGACGAAGCGCTACCATTTGGCGGGACTTCCTTCGGATACAATTCATATCAAACTAAATGGAAGTGCGGGCCAGAGCCTTGGAGCTTTTCTGTGTCCTGGCATCACACTGGAGCTTGAAGGTGACAGCAATGATTATGTTGGGAAAGGCTTGTCAGGTGGGAGAATTATTGTTTATCCTCCTCAAGGAAGCAAATTTGATCCGAAGGAGAACATTGTCATTGGAAATGTAGCGCTTTATGGGGCCACAACTGGAGAGGCTTATTTTAATGGGATGGCGGCAGAAAGATTCGCCGTTCGCAATTCTGGGGCTAAAGCAGTAGTGGAAGGTGTGGGTGACCATGGGTGTGAGTACATGACTGGTGGAACTGTTGTAGTGCTGGGCAAGACTGGAAGAAACTTTGCTGCTGGCATGAGCGGGGGGATTGCATACGTTCTCGATATTGATTCTGCTTTCCGATCCCGATGCAATCTGGAGTTGGTAGATCTTGATCCTGttgaggatgatgatgatattcTGACTCTTAGAATGATGATACAACAGCATCAGCGCCACACAGGCAGCCAGTTAGCTAAGGATGTGCTTGCTGAATTTGACTCTCTCTTACCTAAATTTATCAAGGTCTTCCCTCGTGACTATAAACGCATTCTTGCAAGTAAGAAAGCAGAGGAAATTTCAAAAGTGGCCGCTGAAAATGCTGCCAAGGAAGATGAGGTGCAAGAAGAGGCAGAGTTGATGGAGAAAGATGCTTTTGAAGAGCTTAAGAAGCTTGCAGCTACATCTGCCAATGCAAAACCCAGTCAG GTTGAACAACAAAAATCATTGAAGAGACCAACACGGGTGCCTGATGCTATCAAGCATCGGGGTTTTGTTGCTTATGAGCGAGAGGGGATTTCATATAGGGATCCAAATGTTCGAGTGAATGACTGGAATGAAGTCATGGAAGAGTTAAAGCCTGGACCATTGTTGAAAACTCAATCTGCTCGCTGTATGGATTGTGGTACTCCCTTTTGCCATCAG GAGAACTCTGGATGCCCTCTTGGGAATAAGATACctgaatttaatgaattggTGTACCAAAATAGATGGCGTGAAGCATTAGACAGGCTTCTGGAGACCAACAACTTCCCAGAGTTCACAGGTCGTGTATGCCCTGCACCTTGTGAAGGGTCTTGTGTACTTGGTATCATAGAAAATCCTGTTTCTATCAAAAGTATAGAGTGTTCCATCATAGATAAAGCTTTTGAGGAGGGATGGATGGTGCCACGACCTCCTTTGAAGAGAACTGG aaaaagaGTTGCTATTGTTGGAAGCGGGCCTTCTGGTTTAGCTGCTGCTGATCAGTTAAATAAGATGGGTCACTCTGTGACGGTATTCGAGCGTGCTGACAGAATTGGTGGTCTAATGATGTATGGAGTGCCGAACATGAAGGCTGACAAAATAGATATAGTCCAGAGACGGGTTGACCTCATGGAAAAGGAAGGTGTCAACTTTGTCGTTAATGCTAATGTTGGAAAAGACCCTTCATACTCCCTAGATCGGCTTCGTGAGGAGCATGATGCCATTGTTTTGGCTGTAGGAGCCACAAAACCAAG GGACCTTCCTGTTCCTGGACGAGACCTTTCTGGTGTGCATTTTGCAATGGAGTTTCTTCATGCAAACACAAAAAGCTTACTAGATAGCAAACTTCAGGACGGAAACTATATCTCTGCTAAGGGCAAGAAAGTGGTGGTGATTGGTGGAGGTGATACTGGCACAGACTGTATTGGGACATCTATTAGACATGGATGCAGTAGTGTTGTAAATCTAGAGCTTCTCCCCGAGCCACCACGTACCAGGGCTCCAGGCAACCCTTGGCCTCAG TGGCCCCGCGTATTCCGCGTAGATTATGGACATCAGGAAGCTGCTACCAAGTTCGGTAGAGATCCGAGGTCGTACCAAGTGTTGACAAAACGCTTTATAGGAGATGAGAATGGAGTGGTGAAAGGACTTGAGGTCGTGCACGTCAACTGGGAGAAGGATGCAAGTGGAAGATTTCAATTTAAGGAAGTCGAAGGTTCAGAGGAGATTATTGGAGCCGATTTGGTGTTGCTGGCCATGGGATTCCTTGGCCCTGAAGAG ACGCTTGCTGAGAAACTGGGATTGGAACGAGACAACCGATCAAACTTTAAAGCCGAATATGGCCGCTTCTCAACCAATGTCGAAGGGGTCTTTGCAGCTGGGGACTGCCGACGTGGACAATCTCTAGTGGTGTGGGCAATCTCTGAAGGCAGACAAGCAGCTGCCCAAGTTGATAAATATCTCAGTGATGCCACTGTTGCTAGCGAAGGAGATGAAGAATTTGTAAAGAGGCAACAAGACAGCAACAGACAAAGGGTAATGACATAG